A window of Desulfocurvibacter africanus subsp. africanus DSM 2603 contains these coding sequences:
- the dapF gene encoding diaminopimelate epimerase produces MLDTLGQQMPFVKMQGSGNDFVVIDNRDRRVPVEAMADWAKAVCRRAFGIGADGIFFLENPPADRLGVDFVWHFYNADGSRAEMCGNGSRCAARLAYLLGMAPARHVIGTDAGPVRAEVLDSGLVKVQLTPAKDARLDIALPAEDQTLRAHFVNTGVPHTVIFVDNVAKVDLPDLGRTVRYHETFRPKGTNANFAQVVDKQTMLLRTYERGVEAETYACGTGASAAVYLSHKLGLTGPEVNVTTSGGEQLTISVDGDNVFLAGAATVTFTGDLLLESVGLKL; encoded by the coding sequence ATGTTGGATACCCTCGGGCAGCAGATGCCCTTCGTTAAGATGCAGGGCAGTGGCAACGACTTCGTGGTCATCGACAACCGCGACAGGCGCGTGCCGGTGGAAGCCATGGCCGACTGGGCAAAGGCCGTGTGCCGCAGAGCCTTCGGCATCGGCGCCGATGGCATATTTTTTCTTGAGAATCCGCCGGCCGACCGTCTCGGCGTGGATTTCGTCTGGCATTTCTACAACGCGGACGGCTCGCGGGCCGAGATGTGCGGCAACGGCTCGCGTTGCGCCGCACGCCTGGCCTACCTGCTGGGCATGGCCCCGGCGCGCCATGTCATCGGCACCGACGCCGGACCCGTGCGCGCCGAGGTGCTCGACTCCGGCCTGGTCAAAGTGCAGCTAACCCCGGCCAAGGACGCCCGCCTGGACATCGCCCTGCCCGCCGAGGACCAGACCTTGCGCGCCCATTTCGTGAACACCGGCGTGCCGCACACGGTCATCTTCGTGGACAACGTGGCCAAGGTGGACCTGCCCGACCTGGGCCGCACCGTGCGCTACCACGAAACCTTCCGGCCCAAGGGCACCAACGCGAACTTCGCCCAGGTGGTGGACAAGCAGACCATGCTGCTGCGCACCTACGAGCGCGGCGTGGAGGCCGAGACCTACGCCTGCGGCACCGGCGCGTCCGCCGCCGTGTACCTGTCGCACAAGCTTGGGCTGACCGGACCGGAGGTCAACGTGACCACCAGCGGCGGCGAGCAGCTGACCATCAGCGTGGATGGGGACAACGTCTTCCTGGCCGGAGCCGCCACGGTCACGTTCACTGGGGATCTTTTGTTGGAGAGCGTCGGATTGAAGCTGTAG
- a CDS encoding DHCW motif cupin fold protein, whose protein sequence is MRMDEIPFGTTDWDNVERTEHKGDTGVAYWRTRSFGDPKNPIRVRMVEYSPGYRADHWCSKGHILLCLEGKLETTLEDGRTFTLTPGVSYQVADNAEAHQSYTATGAKLFIVD, encoded by the coding sequence ATGAGAATGGATGAAATCCCGTTCGGCACGACAGACTGGGACAATGTGGAGAGGACGGAGCACAAGGGAGACACGGGCGTCGCCTACTGGCGCACCCGCTCCTTCGGCGATCCCAAGAACCCGATCCGGGTGCGCATGGTCGAATACTCGCCAGGCTACCGGGCCGATCACTGGTGCAGCAAGGGGCACATCCTGCTGTGTCTGGAGGGCAAGCTGGAGACCACCCTGGAGGACGGCAGGACATTCACGCTGACTCCCGGTGTGAGCTATCAGGTCGCGGACAACGCGGAAGCCCACCAGTCCTACACCGCGACGGGAGCCAAGTTGTTCATAGTCGATTGA
- a CDS encoding TetR/AcrR family transcriptional regulator — protein sequence MAGRTGPGRPRDPDLARQRREAILRQAITHFAREGFPKADMGAIAEAAGCAKGTIYNYFKSKRELFRAAVDYVMLGLLAATHSSSATDPIERFGHAIQSFLAYFDAHPEYIELLIQERAEFKDRETPTYLEYRKTHCEQARIAFRSLIDAGRFREVPLDRTFDILSNLLYGTIFNNYFAGRSTSLEQQAADIKDILLRGLLSPKAAAK from the coding sequence ATGGCAGGACGCACGGGGCCGGGCAGGCCGCGCGACCCGGATCTGGCTCGCCAGCGCCGGGAGGCGATCCTGCGCCAGGCAATCACGCACTTCGCGCGCGAGGGCTTTCCCAAGGCCGACATGGGCGCCATCGCCGAGGCCGCCGGCTGCGCCAAAGGCACGATATACAATTACTTCAAAAGCAAGCGCGAGCTGTTCCGGGCCGCCGTGGACTACGTCATGCTAGGGCTGCTGGCCGCCACGCATTCCTCCAGCGCCACGGACCCCATCGAGCGCTTCGGTCACGCCATCCAATCCTTCCTGGCCTACTTCGACGCCCACCCCGAGTACATAGAGCTGCTCATACAGGAACGGGCCGAGTTCAAGGACCGGGAAACGCCGACCTATTTGGAATACCGCAAGACCCACTGCGAACAGGCGCGCATCGCGTTCAGGTCGCTCATCGATGCGGGCCGGTTCCGCGAAGTGCCCCTGGACCGGACTTTCGATATCCTCAGCAACCTGCTCTACGGCACGATCTTCAACAACTATTTCGCGGGACGCTCCACTAGCTTGGAGCAGCAGGCCGCGGACATCAAGGACATCCTGTTGCGCGGGCTGCTCTCGCCGAAAGCGGCCGCCAAATGA
- a CDS encoding multidrug efflux RND transporter permease subunit gives MFSRFFIDRPVFACVLSILILLAGSVAIFVLPIDRYPQITPPTIQISATYPGADAQTAAESVAAPIEQQLSGVKHLLYFSSLCSNNGSVKIVATFEIGTDQDMAAVEVQNRLSIAEPRLPSEVVRQGITVTKSSTSMLGVVSLESDGRYDDIFLSNYATINLLDSLKRVPGVGDVAVFGTKDYSMRVWVNPDQLAMRGLTVSEVAEAIREQNAVFPAGTIGQRPTAGEIELTVPVLTRGRLQEISEYENIILRANPDGSTLRLKDVARVEMGAQSYDLFGRVQGKPTTLMPVYLQVGANALDTVVGVEKALKQASASFPPGVSYRMPYDTTTFIQDSMSEVVSTLLEAVGLVLVVVFLFLQSWRATLIPLLAVPVAIIGTFAGMLALGFSINTLTMFGLVLAIGIVVDDAIIVVENVERLMEHEGLSPRDATIKAMEQVTGPVIAVVLVLSAVFVPVTFLGGLTGQLYKQFAVTIAVSVAISGLVALTLSPALCRLILRPTHGKKFVLFRWFNSAFDAMTSGYTAGVRQAIRFVPVSLAIFGLLCYAAYSLQQRVPTGFLPDEDQGFVMAFVVLPDGASLDRTDALTRAAEEFFLNHPAVENTVVLGGLDFLSGGITSTSASSMFVKLKPFEQRQGPGMSAQAVAGAAYMNFAGRGDGMVLAFNPPSIQGLGTRAGFQMELQARGGGSIEELANTGNQFIGAANASGQLAGVRGTLRVTQPQLFVDLNRDKTKMMGVQVASVFDAMQAYLSSLYVNDFNKYGRIWRVQLQAEPEFRDNPTDIGRIFVRNDQGQMVPLSGVTDVSYRAGANAVSRFNGFPSIQISGAPAPGVSSGESLDLIKKLAAETLPQGYGFEWSGASYQEVKAGNQAPMVLAFGIVVVFLVLAAQYEKWSLPIAVLGALPIAVLGALVAVWMRGLAQDIYFQIGLLTLVGLSAKNAILIVEFCVSAHREGMGVVEAALEAARLRFRPIIMTSLAFILGVVPLAISTGAGSAARHSIGTGVIGGMIAATFLAIFFVPLFFVLIQKASEFVVRREETMLENLDKPKKK, from the coding sequence ATGTTTTCGCGCTTCTTCATCGACCGCCCCGTTTTCGCCTGCGTGCTGTCCATCCTGATCCTGCTGGCGGGCTCGGTGGCCATCTTCGTGCTGCCCATCGACCGCTACCCGCAGATCACGCCGCCGACCATCCAGATCAGTGCGACGTATCCTGGCGCGGATGCCCAGACAGCGGCCGAGTCCGTGGCCGCGCCCATCGAGCAGCAGTTGAGCGGCGTCAAGCACCTGCTCTACTTCAGCTCCCTGTGCTCCAACAACGGCTCGGTCAAGATCGTGGCCACCTTCGAGATCGGCACGGACCAGGACATGGCCGCCGTGGAGGTTCAGAACCGGCTGTCCATCGCCGAGCCGCGCCTGCCGTCGGAGGTCGTGCGCCAGGGCATCACGGTCACCAAGTCCTCGACCAGCATGCTCGGCGTGGTCTCCCTGGAGTCCGACGGGCGCTATGACGACATATTCCTGAGCAACTACGCCACCATCAACCTGCTGGACTCGCTCAAGCGCGTGCCCGGCGTGGGCGACGTGGCCGTCTTCGGCACCAAGGACTACTCCATGCGGGTCTGGGTCAACCCGGACCAGTTGGCCATGCGCGGCCTGACAGTGTCCGAGGTGGCCGAGGCCATCCGCGAGCAGAACGCCGTGTTCCCGGCCGGCACCATCGGCCAGCGCCCCACGGCCGGCGAGATCGAGCTGACCGTGCCGGTGCTGACCCGCGGACGCCTGCAGGAGATTTCGGAATACGAGAACATCATCCTGCGCGCCAACCCCGACGGCTCCACACTGCGGCTCAAGGACGTGGCCCGCGTGGAGATGGGCGCACAGAGCTACGACCTGTTCGGGCGCGTGCAGGGCAAGCCCACCACGCTCATGCCCGTCTACCTGCAGGTCGGAGCCAACGCCCTGGACACCGTCGTGGGCGTGGAGAAGGCCCTCAAGCAGGCCTCGGCAAGCTTCCCGCCGGGAGTCTCCTACCGGATGCCCTACGACACGACCACCTTCATCCAGGACTCCATGTCCGAGGTCGTGAGCACGCTGTTGGAGGCCGTGGGCCTCGTGCTCGTGGTGGTCTTCCTCTTTCTGCAATCCTGGCGCGCCACGCTCATCCCGCTTTTGGCCGTGCCCGTGGCCATCATCGGCACTTTCGCCGGCATGCTCGCGCTCGGCTTCTCCATCAACACCCTGACCATGTTCGGCCTGGTGTTGGCCATCGGCATCGTGGTGGACGACGCCATCATCGTGGTGGAGAACGTGGAGCGCCTCATGGAGCATGAGGGGCTGTCGCCCCGCGACGCGACCATCAAGGCCATGGAGCAGGTCACGGGACCGGTCATCGCCGTGGTGCTCGTGCTCTCCGCGGTCTTCGTGCCCGTGACCTTCCTGGGCGGCCTCACGGGCCAGCTCTACAAGCAGTTCGCCGTGACCATCGCCGTGTCCGTGGCCATCTCGGGCTTGGTGGCGCTGACCCTCAGCCCGGCCCTGTGCCGCCTGATCCTTCGGCCCACCCACGGCAAGAAATTCGTCCTCTTCCGCTGGTTCAACAGCGCCTTCGACGCCATGACCTCCGGCTACACGGCAGGCGTGCGCCAAGCCATCCGCTTCGTGCCCGTGTCCCTGGCCATCTTCGGCCTGCTCTGCTACGCGGCCTACTCCCTGCAGCAGCGCGTGCCCACGGGCTTCCTGCCCGACGAGGACCAGGGCTTCGTCATGGCCTTCGTGGTGCTGCCCGACGGCGCGTCCCTGGATCGCACGGACGCCCTGACGCGGGCCGCCGAGGAATTCTTCCTCAACCATCCGGCAGTGGAAAACACCGTCGTGCTGGGCGGCCTCGACTTCCTGAGTGGCGGCATCACCAGCACCAGCGCCAGCAGCATGTTCGTCAAACTCAAGCCCTTCGAGCAGCGCCAAGGGCCGGGCATGAGCGCGCAGGCCGTGGCCGGCGCAGCCTACATGAACTTCGCCGGGCGGGGCGACGGCATGGTCCTGGCCTTCAACCCGCCGTCCATCCAGGGCCTGGGCACCCGCGCAGGTTTCCAGATGGAATTGCAGGCCAGGGGCGGCGGCAGCATCGAAGAGCTGGCCAACACCGGCAACCAGTTCATCGGCGCGGCCAACGCGAGCGGCCAGCTGGCCGGCGTGCGCGGCACGCTGCGTGTCACGCAGCCGCAACTGTTCGTGGACCTGAACCGCGACAAGACCAAGATGATGGGCGTGCAGGTGGCCAGCGTGTTCGACGCCATGCAGGCCTATCTGAGTTCGCTGTACGTCAACGACTTCAACAAGTACGGGCGCATCTGGCGCGTGCAGTTGCAGGCGGAGCCGGAATTCCGCGACAATCCTACGGATATCGGGCGCATCTTCGTGCGCAACGACCAGGGCCAGATGGTTCCGCTGTCCGGCGTAACGGACGTGAGCTACCGCGCGGGCGCAAACGCCGTGTCGCGCTTCAACGGCTTCCCATCCATCCAGATATCCGGCGCGCCCGCGCCCGGCGTGAGCAGCGGCGAGAGCTTGGATTTGATCAAGAAGCTCGCGGCCGAGACTCTGCCGCAGGGCTACGGCTTCGAGTGGAGCGGCGCATCCTACCAGGAAGTCAAAGCCGGCAACCAGGCGCCCATGGTGCTGGCCTTCGGCATCGTGGTGGTCTTCCTGGTGCTGGCGGCCCAGTACGAGAAGTGGAGCCTGCCCATCGCCGTGCTCGGAGCACTGCCTATCGCCGTGCTCGGCGCGCTTGTGGCAGTGTGGATGCGCGGCCTGGCCCAGGACATCTACTTCCAGATCGGCCTGCTGACCCTTGTGGGCCTGTCGGCCAAGAACGCCATCCTCATCGTGGAGTTCTGCGTGTCCGCGCACCGCGAGGGCATGGGCGTGGTGGAAGCCGCCCTGGAGGCTGCGCGCCTGCGCTTCAGGCCCATCATCATGACCTCGCTGGCCTTCATCCTGGGCGTCGTGCCGCTGGCCATATCCACTGGCGCGGGTTCGGCCGCGCGCCACTCCATCGGCACGGGCGTCATCGGCGGCATGATCGCCGCCACCTTCCTGGCTATCTTCTTCGTCCCGCTGTTCTTTGTGCTCATCCAGAAGGCCAGCGAGTTCGTTGTCCGGCGCGAGGAAACGATGCTCGAAAACCTGGACAAGCCGAAGAAGAAGTAG
- a CDS encoding methyl-accepting chemotaxis protein — protein sequence MLDYIRHHLNVRISLLISSISIVVFICLIGMTTFLQRDGMVDQLDASVTRASELIRMAVEKPMVVGDDEGTNAEFAFLAEKYPDVRVHLTNYKGNVTYSTDKSILRKDLLSAAAPELAEMIQASLKEPLEQGRLLTLEGRDWFARTMSIPNEPACHHCHGASEPILGELVVMQDVSSTMSTIQANALETAAISLTGLIVLMGAVLYFIQRVVIRPLLSINSAAHRVADGDFAASFNISNSDELGQLSNNLASMVSKLKEQLGFSKGILSGMTLPCVVTDTNERLTFVTPAALALVGRKGKPEDYHGMIVGEFFHNDPKRQTSTGRALREKKAIQNHNLEFLNLAGEQKYARADVAPLLDLDGKLIGAFTLYSDLTDIRSQQLLIEKQNERIATAAQQADSVADQVSSASEELAAQIEQSSHGADSQQNMTGEAATAMEQMNASVLEVAKTASRASELAERTKDKAQQGEDVVEQAMALINRVAGQTDGLKKDMTDLGQQAEGIGKIITVIEDIADQTNLLALNAAIEAARAGDAGRGFAVVADEVRKLAEKTMAATREVGDYIASIQESTRKSVHNTEEAVAAIALSAEKANLSGQALHEIVRMIEETADQVRSIATASEEQSAASEQINRSTESINRIASETASAMNQSASAIQDLARLAHDLKHIIGEMQTS from the coding sequence ATGCTGGATTACATCCGACACCATCTAAACGTACGCATTTCGTTGCTCATCAGCAGCATTTCCATTGTCGTGTTCATCTGTCTCATCGGCATGACCACCTTTCTACAGCGGGACGGCATGGTCGACCAGCTCGACGCCTCCGTGACCAGGGCTTCCGAGCTGATCCGCATGGCCGTGGAGAAACCCATGGTCGTGGGCGACGACGAGGGCACCAACGCGGAGTTCGCTTTCCTGGCTGAAAAATACCCGGATGTGCGCGTTCATCTGACCAACTACAAGGGCAACGTCACCTACTCCACCGACAAGTCCATCCTGCGCAAGGACCTCCTGTCCGCCGCCGCTCCTGAGCTGGCGGAAATGATCCAAGCATCCCTCAAGGAGCCTTTGGAGCAGGGTCGCCTGCTGACCCTGGAGGGCCGCGACTGGTTCGCGCGGACCATGTCGATCCCCAACGAGCCGGCCTGTCACCACTGTCACGGCGCCAGCGAACCCATATTGGGCGAGCTTGTGGTCATGCAGGACGTAAGCTCGACCATGTCCACCATCCAAGCGAATGCCCTCGAGACCGCGGCCATCTCCCTGACCGGCCTGATCGTGCTCATGGGTGCGGTCCTTTATTTCATACAGCGCGTGGTCATACGGCCTCTGCTGTCCATCAACTCCGCCGCCCACCGCGTGGCCGACGGCGATTTCGCCGCCTCTTTCAACATCAGCAACAGCGACGAGCTGGGCCAGCTTTCCAACAACCTCGCCAGCATGGTCTCCAAGCTCAAAGAGCAGCTCGGATTCTCCAAGGGCATTCTGAGCGGCATGACCCTGCCCTGCGTGGTCACGGACACCAACGAGCGCCTGACCTTCGTCACGCCCGCGGCGCTGGCGCTCGTCGGCCGCAAGGGCAAACCCGAGGACTACCACGGCATGATCGTCGGCGAATTCTTCCACAACGACCCCAAGCGCCAAACCTCCACGGGACGAGCCCTGCGCGAGAAGAAGGCGATCCAGAACCACAACCTCGAGTTCTTGAACCTGGCCGGCGAGCAGAAATACGCCAGAGCCGACGTGGCACCGCTCCTGGACCTGGACGGCAAGCTCATCGGCGCCTTCACCCTGTACTCCGACCTAACGGATATCCGCAGCCAGCAGTTGCTCATCGAAAAGCAGAACGAGCGCATCGCCACGGCGGCGCAGCAGGCGGACAGCGTGGCCGACCAAGTGTCCTCGGCCAGCGAAGAACTGGCGGCCCAGATAGAGCAGTCAAGCCACGGCGCGGATTCCCAGCAAAACATGACCGGCGAGGCGGCCACCGCCATGGAGCAGATGAACGCCTCGGTGCTCGAAGTGGCCAAGACCGCGTCCAGGGCTTCCGAACTGGCCGAACGAACCAAGGACAAGGCCCAGCAGGGCGAGGATGTGGTCGAGCAGGCCATGGCGCTCATAAACCGAGTGGCCGGTCAGACGGACGGACTGAAGAAGGACATGACCGACCTGGGTCAGCAGGCCGAGGGCATCGGCAAGATCATCACGGTCATCGAGGATATCGCGGACCAGACCAACCTGCTGGCGCTCAACGCGGCCATCGAGGCGGCCAGGGCCGGCGACGCGGGCCGCGGTTTCGCCGTGGTGGCCGACGAAGTGCGCAAGCTGGCCGAAAAGACCATGGCCGCCACCAGGGAAGTCGGCGACTACATCGCTTCCATCCAGGAAAGCACGCGCAAGAGCGTGCACAATACCGAGGAAGCCGTGGCGGCCATCGCCCTGAGCGCCGAGAAGGCCAACCTCTCGGGACAAGCCCTGCACGAGATCGTGCGCATGATAGAGGAGACCGCCGACCAGGTGCGTTCCATCGCCACGGCCAGCGAAGAGCAATCCGCGGCCAGCGAACAGATCAACCGCTCTACGGAATCCATCAACCGTATAGCCAGTGAAACGGCCTCGGCCATGAATCAGTCGGCCTCTGCAATCCAGGATCTTGCGCGCCTGGCGCACGACCTCAAGCACATCATCGGTGAGATGCAGACCAGTTAA
- the gluQRS gene encoding tRNA glutamyl-Q(34) synthetase GluQRS — MRAIRGRFAPSPTGSMHLGNAWAALLGWLAVRSQGGRMVLRIEDLDPERSRPEYMAGLLEDLAWLGLDWDEGPDKGGPYEPYVQSQRLALYDEALSRLAERGLVYPCYCTRKELRTAASAPHAGEEAPIYGGACRLLNVEERRKKERAGRSPAMRLRCPAESVSFTDLLHGRITVDPALTAGDFALRRSDGVHAYQLAVVVDDGEMDINLVVRGADLLSSTPAQVALFKLLGYDPPDFLHVPLLVDSTGVRLSKRHGSLEIRRLRANGARPEAVLGYLAWKAELMPELRSIKIHELLEPFNPARIPDRPLKVEDDAEYMILGA; from the coding sequence ATGCGTGCCATTCGCGGACGTTTCGCCCCCAGCCCCACGGGCAGCATGCACCTCGGCAACGCCTGGGCCGCGCTGCTTGGCTGGCTGGCCGTGCGTTCCCAAGGCGGGCGCATGGTCCTGCGCATCGAGGATCTGGACCCGGAACGCTCCCGGCCCGAGTATATGGCGGGTTTGCTGGAAGACTTGGCCTGGCTCGGCCTGGATTGGGACGAAGGACCGGACAAGGGCGGCCCGTACGAGCCGTATGTGCAGTCCCAGCGCCTTGCCCTTTACGACGAGGCGTTGAGCCGGTTGGCCGAGCGCGGCCTGGTCTATCCCTGCTACTGCACGCGCAAGGAACTGCGCACGGCTGCCTCGGCCCCGCATGCGGGAGAAGAGGCTCCGATTTACGGCGGCGCGTGCCGACTGCTCAATGTAGAGGAGCGCCGGAAGAAGGAACGCGCCGGCCGCAGCCCGGCCATGCGCCTGCGCTGCCCTGCCGAATCAGTGAGCTTCACGGACCTTTTGCATGGGCGAATAACAGTGGACCCAGCCCTTACGGCGGGGGATTTCGCCCTGCGCCGTTCCGACGGCGTGCATGCCTACCAGTTGGCCGTGGTGGTGGACGACGGCGAAATGGACATAAATCTGGTGGTGCGTGGAGCCGACCTTCTGTCTTCCACTCCCGCGCAGGTCGCCCTGTTCAAGCTGCTCGGCTATGATCCGCCTGACTTCCTGCACGTTCCGCTCCTGGTGGACAGCACGGGTGTGCGCCTGTCCAAACGTCACGGCAGCCTTGAGATCCGGCGTCTTCGTGCGAACGGCGCACGCCCCGAGGCAGTGCTGGGATATTTGGCCTGGAAAGCCGAATTGATGCCGGAGCTACGCTCGATAAAGATCCACGAACTTTTGGAGCCCTTCAATCCAGCCAGAATTCCCGATAGGCCATTGAAAGTGGAAGACGACGCGGAATACATGATCCTGGGCGCATAG
- a CDS encoding efflux RND transporter periplasmic adaptor subunit: MELRNDTLNSRRGGAISLMRRAFVLIILAGAVVGGILYWQKADHAPQVVQTQAPQKAMPVHVVTLQSRTVPLQPVFLGQTEASQTVEIRARVNGFLESKHFEEGGKVMEGQTLFRIDPRSFQAEMDVAQARLTSAEAQLMRARQKVKRYTELLRSDAATEDELEEWQTEERVAVSNIELEKARITQAKLDLSYTTITSPIDGRIGMAKRDVGSYVDGSSDGLLAVVEKTDPIYVRYNISEQDLLQTRRLVESGKTTEPSMNNMRLRITLADGTPYAQEGEITYTDPQIDPATGSLVVRGTFPNPDGRLQPGQFVHVRVTGIDRLNALLIPKEAVIQNPTGSMVYVVNAQKQAEIRRVVLGPWQNEQWIIESGLEPGETVIVDRLMQLRPGALVEPMPAVTAETPASGQPQAATEM, encoded by the coding sequence ATGGAATTAAGAAACGACACTTTGAACTCCCGGCGGGGCGGGGCCATCAGCCTCATGCGCCGCGCCTTCGTGCTCATCATCCTCGCCGGCGCCGTGGTCGGCGGCATCCTGTACTGGCAAAAGGCGGACCATGCCCCGCAGGTCGTGCAGACCCAGGCCCCGCAAAAGGCCATGCCCGTGCATGTGGTCACGCTCCAGTCCAGGACGGTGCCCCTGCAGCCAGTATTCCTCGGCCAGACCGAGGCCTCGCAGACCGTGGAGATCCGCGCGCGCGTGAACGGCTTCCTGGAGAGCAAACATTTCGAGGAAGGCGGCAAGGTCATGGAGGGGCAAACGCTCTTCCGTATCGATCCCCGGTCATTCCAGGCCGAGATGGATGTAGCCCAGGCCCGGCTGACCAGCGCCGAGGCGCAGCTCATGCGCGCCCGCCAGAAGGTCAAGCGTTACACCGAGCTGCTGCGCAGCGATGCGGCCACCGAGGATGAATTGGAAGAGTGGCAGACCGAGGAACGCGTGGCCGTATCCAACATCGAGCTGGAAAAGGCTCGCATCACCCAGGCCAAACTCGACCTGAGCTATACGACCATCACCTCGCCCATCGACGGCCGCATCGGCATGGCAAAGCGGGACGTGGGCAGCTACGTGGACGGCTCCAGCGACGGACTGCTGGCCGTGGTGGAGAAAACCGATCCCATCTACGTACGCTATAACATAAGCGAGCAGGATCTCCTGCAGACCCGCCGACTGGTCGAAAGCGGCAAGACCACCGAGCCGTCCATGAACAACATGCGCCTGCGCATCACTCTGGCCGACGGCACGCCTTATGCCCAAGAAGGCGAGATTACCTACACGGACCCGCAAATCGACCCGGCCACGGGCTCCTTGGTCGTGCGCGGCACCTTCCCCAATCCCGACGGTCGGCTCCAGCCGGGCCAATTCGTGCACGTACGCGTGACGGGCATCGACCGTCTGAACGCGCTGCTCATCCCCAAGGAAGCCGTGATCCAGAATCCCACCGGCTCCATGGTCTATGTGGTCAATGCTCAGAAGCAGGCCGAGATCCGGCGCGTGGTCCTGGGCCCCTGGCAAAACGAGCAGTGGATCATCGAGTCCGGGCTTGAGCCCGGTGAAACAGTCATCGTCGACCGGCTCATGCAGCTTAGGCCCGGCGCGCTGGTCGAACCCATGCCGGCAGTCACGGCCGAAACTCCCGCCAGTGGGCAGCCCCAGGCCGCCACGGAGATGTAG
- a CDS encoding cytochrome c family protein yields MEVNALRIYKQISLLLFTFSLAISPDIAFGSAYVGSKACAQCHESEYAAYSQHSKKAYSWKAVTKMASDLKPNELQECYACHTTGYGQGGFVSIEQTPHLADVGCETCHGPGKEHSETGDPTHISRQITIKACEACHNSERVGSFNFKPLVHSGAH; encoded by the coding sequence ATGGAAGTGAATGCTTTGCGGATTTACAAGCAGATCAGTCTGCTTCTGTTTACTTTTTCTTTAGCCATATCCCCGGATATCGCATTCGGAAGCGCCTACGTGGGCAGCAAGGCCTGTGCGCAATGCCACGAATCCGAATATGCGGCCTACAGCCAGCATTCCAAGAAGGCCTACTCCTGGAAGGCCGTGACCAAGATGGCCTCCGACCTCAAGCCCAACGAATTGCAAGAGTGCTATGCATGCCACACCACAGGCTACGGCCAGGGCGGTTTCGTGAGCATCGAGCAGACGCCCCACCTGGCGGACGTGGGCTGCGAGACGTGCCACGGCCCCGGCAAGGAGCACTCCGAAACGGGCGACCCGACGCACATCAGTCGTCAAATCACCATAAAGGCCTGCGAGGCCTGTCATAACTCCGAGCGTGTAGGGTCGTTCAACTTCAAGCCGCTTGTGCACAGCGGCGCGCATTAG